The following proteins come from a genomic window of Lolium rigidum isolate FL_2022 chromosome 5, APGP_CSIRO_Lrig_0.1, whole genome shotgun sequence:
- the LOC124657970 gene encoding protein RSI-1-like, with product MALAGRLLVLLAVVLFAVSIAEHKASASRTEEQRQDNEHQGGHGSLKIYECKPKCDYRCSDTKYRKPCLFFCNKCCRTCLCVPSGFYGNREECACYNDWKTKEGEHKCP from the exons atggcactaGCTGGTAGGCTGCTCGTCCTGCTCGCCGTCGTTCTCTTCGCCGTCTCCATCGCCGAGCACAAG GCGTCTGCTTCACGAACTGAAGAGCAGCGCCAGGATAATGAGCACCAG GGAGGTCACGGTAGTCTCAAGATATACG AGTGCAAGCCGAAGTGCGATTACAGGTGCAGCGACACCAAGTACAGGAAGCCGTgcctcttcttctgcaacaagtGCTGCAGGACCTGCCTGTGTGTGCCATCAGGCTTCTACGGCAACAGGGAGGAGTGCGCCTGCTACAATGACTGGAAGACCAAGGAGGGAGAGCACAAGTGCCCttga